In one Mycobacterium heckeshornense genomic region, the following are encoded:
- the bphC gene encoding biphenyl-2,3-diol 1,2-dioxygenase, with product MTELKSLGYITVAATDISRWREFAFGVLGFAEGQGPDPSALYLRMDERPARIIVVPGDIDRLVTVGWEVRDHAALDRVRAALAGADVPFKQLSLDEADERRVDEAITFEDPAGTTLEVFHGAVLDHSPVVTPFGARFVTGDQGLGHVVVPAVDVNGLFEFYTGVLGFRSRGSFRIPAPPEFGPVRVRFLGVNERHHSLAICPAANQNPPGLVHIMVEVDSLDAVGQALDRVNAKGFQLSSTLGRHTNDKMVSFYVRTPGDWDIEFGTDGMRVDETYYTAEEITADSYWGHQWVGDLPAAMRQ from the coding sequence ATGACTGAGCTCAAAAGCCTGGGTTATATCACCGTTGCCGCCACCGATATATCACGCTGGCGCGAATTTGCCTTTGGTGTCTTGGGTTTCGCAGAAGGGCAGGGTCCCGACCCGTCGGCGCTGTACTTGCGGATGGACGAGCGACCCGCCCGGATCATCGTCGTCCCCGGTGACATTGACCGGCTGGTGACAGTCGGCTGGGAGGTACGTGACCACGCCGCGCTGGACCGGGTCAGGGCCGCATTGGCGGGCGCCGATGTGCCCTTCAAACAGCTGTCGCTGGACGAGGCTGACGAGCGGCGCGTCGATGAAGCCATCACGTTCGAAGATCCGGCGGGTACGACACTCGAGGTGTTCCACGGGGCGGTGCTCGACCACAGCCCCGTCGTCACCCCGTTCGGGGCGCGCTTTGTCACCGGTGATCAGGGTCTGGGCCATGTGGTGGTACCCGCCGTCGACGTGAACGGGCTGTTCGAGTTTTACACCGGAGTCTTGGGATTTCGCTCCCGGGGTTCCTTCCGCATACCGGCGCCGCCTGAGTTCGGTCCGGTACGGGTTCGCTTCTTGGGAGTCAACGAACGCCACCACAGCTTGGCGATCTGCCCGGCCGCCAACCAGAATCCGCCCGGTCTCGTCCATATCATGGTGGAAGTTGACAGCCTCGACGCGGTGGGGCAGGCCCTGGACCGGGTCAACGCCAAGGGATTTCAGCTGTCCTCGACGCTCGGGCGTCACACCAACGACAAAATGGTTTCGTTTTATGTGCGCACACCCGGCGACTGGGACATCGAGTTTGGCACCGACGGCATGCGCGTCGACGAAACCTATTATACCGCAGAGGAAATCACGGCTGACAGCTATTGGGGCCACCAATGGGTCGGCGATTTGCCGGCGGCGATGCGCCAGTGA
- a CDS encoding acyl-CoA dehydrogenase family protein — protein sequence MTERVIDRLMNMADQLREQAAEAEKIGRLTDQTTKAMKEAGSIRLLQTAKYGGYEVHPREFAETVMATASLDPAAGWITGVVAVHPYQLAYADPRVAEEIWAQDFDTWVASPYAPQGLAKPVDGGYMFTGHWQFSSGTDQCDWIILGAMLADADGKPSMPPRMLHMILPRKDYEIVEDSWNVVGLRGTGSKDIIVRDAFVPAYRTMDATEVMDGTAQRKAGMTKPLYLMPWSTMFPLGITAAVVGIAEGALAAHLDYQRDRVAATGTAIKDDPYVMYAIGEAAADINAARQELLANVDRIYDIVDAGREVSFHDRAVGRRTQIRAAWRAVMAVDQIFARSGGNALRMDKPLQRYWRDAHAGLNHAIHMPGTVFHASALSSLGIDPPEGPLRALI from the coding sequence ATGACCGAGCGGGTAATCGACCGGCTGATGAACATGGCCGACCAGCTACGCGAGCAGGCGGCTGAGGCGGAGAAGATCGGGCGACTGACCGATCAGACCACCAAGGCGATGAAGGAGGCGGGCTCGATACGACTCCTGCAAACCGCCAAGTACGGCGGCTACGAGGTGCATCCGCGGGAGTTCGCCGAGACGGTCATGGCCACCGCGTCGCTTGACCCCGCCGCCGGCTGGATCACCGGCGTGGTGGCCGTGCATCCTTACCAGCTGGCCTACGCCGACCCGAGGGTGGCCGAGGAGATCTGGGCCCAAGACTTCGACACCTGGGTGGCCTCCCCGTATGCGCCACAGGGCCTGGCCAAGCCCGTGGACGGTGGCTACATGTTCACTGGCCACTGGCAATTCAGCTCCGGCACCGACCAGTGCGACTGGATCATCCTGGGCGCCATGCTCGCAGACGCCGACGGCAAGCCGAGCATGCCGCCGCGGATGCTTCACATGATCCTGCCGCGCAAGGACTACGAGATCGTCGAGGACTCGTGGAACGTCGTGGGGCTGCGTGGAACCGGATCCAAGGACATCATCGTGCGCGACGCGTTCGTGCCCGCCTACCGAACGATGGACGCCACGGAAGTGATGGACGGCACCGCCCAGCGCAAGGCGGGCATGACCAAGCCGCTGTACCTGATGCCGTGGTCGACGATGTTCCCGCTGGGGATCACCGCGGCGGTGGTCGGCATCGCCGAAGGTGCGCTCGCCGCGCACCTGGATTACCAACGGGACCGGGTGGCGGCGACCGGAACGGCGATCAAGGACGATCCGTACGTCATGTACGCCATCGGCGAGGCCGCCGCCGACATCAACGCCGCCCGCCAGGAGCTGCTGGCCAATGTGGACCGCATCTACGACATCGTCGACGCGGGCAGGGAGGTGTCGTTCCATGACCGCGCGGTCGGGCGTCGCACCCAGATCCGCGCCGCGTGGCGCGCGGTCATGGCTGTCGATCAGATCTTCGCCCGCTCAGGAGGCAATGCCTTGCGGATGGACAAGCCGCTGCAACGGTACTGGCGCGACGCGCACGCCGGTCTTAACCACGCCATCCACATGCCCGGCACGGTCTTTCACGCATCTGCACTGAGTTCGCTGGGAATCGATCCGCCTGAGGGTCCGCTGCGGGCGTTGATTTAG
- a CDS encoding nuclear transport factor 2 family protein, with the protein MSRSTNQLTLTPAEQLLAIEEIKKVFAGRLRCMDTKDWDHYGDFHTEDIVSDTWRGLPDDKQPVTDGKNVVVGRQRLTATIRALLDGPVRITSVHHGHTPEIALTSDTTARGVWAMEDRLWWTNGNREETLHGYGHYHEEYRKVDGRWLISARRLTRLRVESTPGFDSFLGDRL; encoded by the coding sequence ATGAGCCGATCCACGAACCAACTCACCTTGACGCCAGCCGAGCAGCTGCTCGCGATCGAGGAGATCAAGAAGGTTTTCGCCGGTCGTCTGCGCTGCATGGACACCAAGGACTGGGATCACTACGGCGACTTCCACACCGAGGACATCGTGAGCGACACGTGGCGCGGACTGCCCGACGACAAGCAGCCCGTCACCGACGGCAAGAACGTCGTCGTCGGGCGGCAACGACTGACGGCGACAATCCGCGCGTTGCTCGATGGCCCGGTGCGAATCACCAGCGTCCACCACGGACATACGCCTGAAATTGCGCTCACCTCGGACACCACCGCCCGCGGCGTTTGGGCGATGGAGGATCGGTTGTGGTGGACCAACGGCAACCGCGAGGAGACCTTGCACGGCTACGGCCACTACCACGAGGAATATCGGAAGGTCGACGGTCGATGGCTCATCAGCGCGCGAAGACTGACCCGACTACGCGTGGAGAGCACACCGGGATTCGATTCGTTCTTGGGTGACCGGCTCTGA
- a CDS encoding SDR family NAD(P)-dependent oxidoreductase: MKRLEGNRILVTGAASGIGQATALRLLDEGAAVVAADIAVDGLDKTRGRAREAGSGDRITTLEMNVGDETSVADGVRAAVDALGGLDSLVNAAGVLRAAHTHQTTTQLWNQIINVNLTGTFLVVRESLPALLKHPRSTIVNFSSTSAAFAHPYMAAYAASKGGIQSFTHAIALEYASQGLRAVCVAPGSIKSGITDATAGYIPADADWSLFARLSPILPTTLEASGAGMADPAAVAGVVAMLVSEDGAFITGTEIRIDGGTHA, encoded by the coding sequence ATGAAGCGACTTGAGGGCAACCGCATCCTGGTGACCGGTGCCGCGTCAGGCATCGGCCAGGCCACCGCGCTGCGGCTGCTGGACGAGGGTGCGGCGGTGGTAGCCGCCGACATCGCGGTGGACGGTTTGGACAAGACCCGCGGCCGGGCCCGCGAAGCGGGGTCGGGCGATCGCATCACCACCCTGGAGATGAACGTTGGCGATGAGACGTCGGTGGCCGACGGTGTGCGGGCGGCCGTCGATGCACTGGGCGGCCTGGACTCTCTGGTCAACGCGGCCGGCGTGCTGCGGGCCGCACACACTCACCAGACCACCACACAGCTGTGGAACCAGATCATCAATGTCAACCTGACGGGAACCTTCCTTGTTGTGCGCGAGTCGCTTCCGGCGCTGCTGAAGCACCCGCGCAGCACCATCGTCAACTTCAGTTCCACATCGGCCGCATTCGCGCACCCCTACATGGCGGCCTACGCCGCGAGCAAGGGCGGCATCCAGTCCTTTACCCATGCGATCGCCCTCGAATACGCGAGCCAGGGACTGCGCGCCGTGTGCGTCGCACCCGGCAGTATCAAGTCTGGAATCACCGACGCCACAGCAGGATACATTCCCGCCGATGCCGACTGGTCGTTGTTCGCCCGGCTTTCACCGATCCTGCCCACCACACTGGAAGCCAGCGGAGCGGGGATGGCCGATCCTGCCGCAGTGGCCGGGGTGGTGGCGATGCTGGTGTCCGAAGACGGCGCGTTTATCACCGGCACCGAAATCCGCATCGACGGCGGTACTCACGCATGA
- a CDS encoding alpha/beta fold hydrolase, producing the protein MTQDISYENTFREIETDAGVLRYHEAGDGPPLVMLHGSGPGVTGWRNFRGVLGTFAEQYRCLVLEFPGFGVSDDFGGHPMLTAFDAVVRFVDTLGLAAVDIIGNSMGGAVAINYAIAHPERVRRLVTIGGIGRNIFSPGPPEGIRLLQEFTEDPTRERLIRWLHSMVYDPAVVTEDLIEERWRHATDPKTLAAARRMYAKEAFAQMTKAMDASEAPQPWAVMHRVKAPTLITWGRDDRVSPLDMALIPMRTIPNAELHVFPNCGHWTMIEAKDAFVSVVLAFLARTAA; encoded by the coding sequence ATGACGCAAGATATCAGCTACGAGAATACCTTTCGCGAAATCGAGACCGATGCAGGTGTGCTGCGCTATCACGAGGCCGGCGACGGGCCGCCGCTGGTGATGCTGCACGGCTCGGGTCCCGGTGTGACGGGGTGGCGCAACTTCCGCGGCGTGCTCGGCACGTTCGCCGAGCAATACCGTTGCCTGGTACTGGAATTCCCAGGCTTCGGTGTCAGCGACGACTTCGGCGGGCATCCCATGCTCACCGCGTTCGATGCGGTGGTGCGATTCGTCGACACGCTCGGTTTGGCTGCTGTCGATATCATTGGCAACTCCATGGGCGGCGCGGTCGCGATCAACTATGCAATCGCGCACCCCGAACGGGTGCGGCGGCTGGTGACCATCGGCGGCATCGGCCGCAATATCTTCAGTCCCGGTCCACCCGAAGGCATCCGGCTGCTGCAGGAGTTCACCGAGGATCCCACCCGGGAACGGCTGATCCGCTGGTTGCATTCGATGGTCTACGACCCGGCAGTGGTCACCGAGGACCTGATCGAGGAGCGCTGGCGGCACGCCACCGACCCCAAGACGTTGGCGGCCGCGCGCCGGATGTATGCCAAGGAGGCCTTCGCGCAGATGACCAAGGCGATGGACGCGTCCGAAGCGCCCCAACCGTGGGCGGTGATGCATCGGGTCAAGGCGCCGACGTTGATCACCTGGGGCCGCGATGACCGGGTGAGCCCACTGGACATGGCCCTCATCCCGATGCGCACCATTCCCAACGCAGAACTACATGTGTTCCCCAACTGCGGGCACTGGACGATGATCGAAGCCAAAGACGCGTTCGTCAGCGTGGTCTTGGCCTTCCTAGCCCGCACGGCGGCTTAG
- a CDS encoding LCP family protein, which produces MATRSSGKPRHRATPVRSHVGRRLARGCAALVSVAALLLTGAGWWVAHGALGGITVSQALRSDDPHSSGGSMNILLIGLDSRKDQNGNDLPWAILKHLHAGDSDAGGYNTNTLILVHVGADDRVVAFSIPRDDWVPFRGVPGYHHIKIKEAYGLTKQYVEQKLIDKGVGDQKELETKGREAGRAATLRVVRNLTGVPIDYFAEVNLAGFYDLTQSLGGVQVCLKHAVYDEYSGADFPAGRQTLNAEQALSFVRQRHGLENGDLDRTHRQQAFLSAVVRQLQDSGTFTDLSKLKSLIAVARKDVVLSAGWDENQFRRMAALAGGNVEYRTLPVVRYENIDGQDVNIVDPAAIKREVAAAFGTRESTTATTSTRNPATVVDVVNASSVAGIAGKVSRTLREHGYTPGEVRDRMRGEPTVTAIDYGTGAATDASDIAALLGIDASDHPDSALRPNRIRVVVGDDYTPPLSSSLNETTTTSTVSGSYHKSGTATSTEPTPDRGAPIDGGGVPCVN; this is translated from the coding sequence ATGGCCACCCGATCAAGCGGTAAGCCCCGCCATCGTGCGACCCCGGTGCGCTCGCACGTGGGCCGGAGGCTCGCCCGCGGCTGCGCGGCGCTGGTGTCGGTGGCAGCCCTGCTGCTGACCGGCGCGGGTTGGTGGGTGGCCCACGGCGCACTGGGCGGCATCACCGTTTCTCAGGCGCTGCGTTCCGACGACCCCCACTCCAGCGGCGGGTCGATGAACATCCTGCTGATCGGACTGGACTCGCGGAAAGACCAGAACGGCAACGATTTACCGTGGGCGATCCTGAAGCACTTGCACGCCGGAGATTCCGATGCCGGCGGATACAACACCAACACCCTGATATTGGTTCACGTCGGCGCCGACGACCGGGTGGTTGCCTTCTCCATCCCCCGCGACGACTGGGTGCCGTTTCGCGGGGTGCCGGGATACCACCACATCAAGATCAAAGAGGCGTACGGGCTGACCAAGCAATACGTCGAGCAGAAGCTCATCGACAAAGGGGTTGGCGACCAGAAGGAACTGGAGACCAAGGGCCGCGAAGCCGGCCGGGCGGCGACCCTACGGGTGGTGCGCAACCTGACCGGAGTTCCGATCGACTACTTCGCCGAGGTCAACCTGGCCGGCTTCTACGACCTCACCCAGAGCCTGGGCGGCGTGCAGGTCTGCCTCAAGCACGCCGTCTACGACGAGTATTCCGGCGCGGACTTCCCGGCCGGCCGCCAGACTCTCAACGCCGAGCAGGCACTGTCGTTCGTCCGGCAGCGTCATGGCCTGGAAAACGGTGACCTCGACCGCACACATCGCCAGCAGGCATTCCTGTCCGCGGTTGTGCGCCAACTGCAGGATTCGGGCACCTTCACAGACCTCAGCAAGCTCAAGAGCCTGATCGCGGTGGCCCGCAAAGACGTGGTGCTGTCCGCGGGCTGGGACGAGAATCAGTTCCGCCGGATGGCCGCGCTTGCCGGCGGCAACGTCGAATACCGAACGCTGCCCGTGGTGCGCTACGAAAACATCGACGGCCAAGACGTCAACATCGTCGACCCCGCCGCGATCAAGCGCGAGGTGGCGGCGGCGTTCGGCACCCGCGAGTCCACCACCGCCACGACCAGCACGCGCAACCCTGCCACGGTGGTCGACGTCGTCAACGCCAGCAGCGTCGCCGGAATCGCCGGCAAGGTGTCACGCACCTTGCGCGAACATGGCTATACCCCTGGTGAGGTACGTGACCGGATGCGCGGTGAACCCACCGTAACGGCAATCGACTACGGCACGGGCGCTGCCACCGACGCCAGCGACATAGCCGCCCTGCTGGGCATCGATGCCTCAGATCATCCTGATAGCGCCTTGCGCCCCAACCGGATCCGCGTTGTGGTGGGAGACGACTACACCCCACCGCTCTCGTCGTCTCTCAACGAAACTACCACCACCTCAACGGTTTCCGGCTCGTACCATAAGTCAGGCACCGCCACTTCCACCGAGCCCACGCCCGACCGAGGGGCACCTATCGACGGCGGTGGCGTGCCCTGCGTCAACTAA
- a CDS encoding DUF1906 domain-containing protein has protein sequence MHHSAAPSGRGGPRSISRREVLTYASAAPVLLSLGTLAATSGGQKASAAGGRLIDFTERLVAAEHIKSAGYDGAVVYVAESRPGANFDFKPVTREYADALRAAGLHVVSNYQYGKPGWPDPSDFTRGYDGGVADARTAQWFHAAAGGADSAPIFFSIDEDIDQKTWKSVALEWFRGINSVLGVDRTGIYGHAAACRWATEDGVIGRSSTAGHRWAWQTSAWSHGEREPRAVLYQAVVNTPSSPGPLLAGTHVDVDEILATDFGQWDLSR, from the coding sequence GTGCACCATTCGGCCGCACCATCCGGTCGCGGCGGACCGCGATCGATTTCCCGACGCGAAGTTCTGACATATGCCTCCGCCGCACCGGTTTTGCTCAGCCTAGGGACGCTGGCCGCGACATCCGGCGGGCAGAAGGCCTCAGCGGCCGGCGGTAGGCTGATCGATTTCACCGAGCGCTTGGTGGCGGCCGAGCACATCAAATCGGCGGGCTACGACGGGGCAGTGGTCTATGTCGCTGAGTCGCGGCCGGGTGCAAATTTCGATTTCAAGCCCGTCACCCGCGAGTACGCCGACGCGCTGCGCGCGGCCGGGCTTCACGTCGTCAGCAACTACCAGTACGGCAAGCCCGGCTGGCCTGACCCATCAGATTTCACCCGCGGATATGACGGCGGTGTGGCCGATGCCCGCACAGCCCAGTGGTTCCACGCCGCGGCGGGGGGAGCTGATTCGGCCCCGATATTCTTCAGTATCGACGAGGATATCGATCAGAAAACCTGGAAAAGTGTTGCGCTAGAGTGGTTTCGGGGAATCAACTCGGTACTCGGTGTGGACCGGACCGGCATCTATGGGCATGCCGCAGCCTGTCGGTGGGCGACCGAAGACGGCGTCATCGGGCGCTCCTCCACGGCTGGGCACCGGTGGGCGTGGCAGACCAGCGCATGGTCTCATGGGGAGCGCGAGCCCAGGGCGGTGCTGTATCAGGCGGTGGTCAACACCCCGTCGAGTCCGGGGCCGTTGCTGGCGGGCACTCACGTCGACGTGGACGAGATTCTGGCAACCGATTTCGGGCAGTGGGATTTGAGCCGTTGA
- a CDS encoding glycoside hydrolase, which yields MLHHSGHDSKVLLVSRALFANGRGRWLAFAASIAVSAAIFHAQATRHACCAQIPAAGPPAQQSGPTGAAQVQAVPAAAPRLASRAEAESLAASAPTTAQQFQFALPPGVAPEVGLQVHTVRAARAISVLFPEITTIGGFRQDPLKWHPSGLAIDVMIPNYHSPEGIELGNQIAGLALANAKRWGVVHVIWRQAFYPGIGAPSWTADYGSETANHYDHVHIATDGGGYPTGRETYYI from the coding sequence TTGCTACACCACAGCGGACATGACAGTAAGGTGCTGCTCGTGAGCAGAGCCCTGTTCGCCAACGGTCGAGGGCGCTGGCTGGCATTCGCCGCCTCGATCGCCGTCTCCGCCGCCATATTTCACGCCCAAGCCACCCGACACGCCTGCTGCGCTCAGATCCCGGCAGCAGGCCCCCCGGCACAACAATCCGGGCCGACCGGTGCGGCGCAGGTCCAAGCCGTTCCCGCCGCCGCGCCCCGGCTTGCCAGCCGTGCCGAGGCGGAATCGCTGGCGGCAAGCGCGCCCACCACCGCCCAGCAATTCCAGTTCGCATTGCCACCCGGCGTCGCACCGGAGGTGGGGCTGCAGGTGCACACCGTCCGGGCGGCCCGTGCCATCAGCGTGCTGTTTCCCGAGATCACCACCATCGGCGGATTCCGGCAGGATCCACTGAAATGGCATCCGAGCGGGTTGGCCATCGATGTGATGATCCCGAACTATCACAGCCCCGAGGGGATCGAGCTCGGCAACCAGATCGCCGGGCTTGCCCTGGCGAATGCGAAACGATGGGGAGTGGTGCACGTGATCTGGCGGCAGGCCTTCTACCCGGGCATCGGCGCGCCCAGTTGGACCGCGGACTACGGCTCAGAAACTGCCAACCACTACGATCACGTTCATATCGCCACAGACGGCGGCGGATACCCGACCGGGCGCGAAACCTACTACATCTAA
- a CDS encoding response regulator transcription factor — protein MASGATQETAPEARVLVVDDEDNIVELLSVSLKFQGFEVYTATNGPAALDRAREVRPDAVILDVMMPGMDGFGVLRRMRADGIDAPALFLTARDSLQDKIAGLTLGGDDYVTKPFSLEEVVARLRVILRRAGKGKTQPRTSRLKFADIELDEDTHEVWKAGEPVSLSPTEFTLLRYFVINAGTVLSKPKILDHVWRYDFGGDVNVVESYVSYLRRKIDTGEKRLLHTLRGVGYVLREPR, from the coding sequence ATGGCATCGGGAGCCACACAGGAAACCGCACCGGAAGCGCGCGTCCTCGTCGTCGACGACGAGGACAATATCGTCGAACTTCTGTCGGTGAGCCTGAAATTCCAAGGCTTCGAGGTTTATACGGCAACCAATGGACCGGCGGCGCTGGACCGCGCCCGGGAAGTCCGCCCGGACGCGGTGATCCTCGATGTGATGATGCCGGGGATGGACGGCTTCGGGGTGCTGCGACGGATGCGCGCTGACGGAATCGACGCTCCGGCACTGTTTTTGACCGCGCGTGACTCGCTTCAAGACAAGATCGCGGGCCTGACCCTCGGTGGTGACGACTACGTCACCAAGCCGTTCAGTCTGGAGGAAGTCGTGGCCCGGCTGCGAGTCATCTTGCGACGGGCCGGCAAGGGCAAAACCCAACCGCGAACTTCCCGTCTGAAGTTCGCCGACATCGAACTCGACGAGGACACCCATGAGGTGTGGAAGGCCGGCGAGCCGGTGTCGCTGTCTCCCACGGAGTTCACCCTGCTGCGTTATTTCGTGATCAACGCCGGCACGGTGCTGAGCAAACCGAAAATTCTCGACCACGTCTGGCGTTACGACTTCGGCGGTGACGTCAACGTCGTCGAGTCCTACGTTTCGTATCTGCGCCGCAAGATCGACACCGGCGAGAAGCGGTTGCTGCACACACTGCGCGGAGTGGGATATGTGCTGCGGGAGCCCCGCTAG